The Alphaproteobacteria bacterium genome has a window encoding:
- a CDS encoding D-amino-acid transaminase translates to MTRIVYVNGAYVPEDQATVSVFDRGFLFADGVYEVTAVLDCGLVDFDGHLARLDRSLGALNMAWPVSRNELAAVHRELIARNSVESGAVYMQVTRGVAERDFVYPENTPTSLVAFTQARDLVNSPLAETGISVITLPDIRWQRRDIKSIALLAQAMGKQAAAEQGAYEGWLVEDGYVTEGTSSNAYIVTADDRIVTRQLSSQILAGVTRAALLQLARETGITIEERPFKPEEAYAAKEAFLTSSSTFVYPIVRIDGKAIGTGTPGPVARRLRELYIDAARKTAAAPLASTA, encoded by the coding sequence ATGACACGCATCGTCTACGTCAATGGCGCTTATGTGCCGGAGGACCAGGCCACGGTTTCGGTCTTCGATCGCGGATTCCTGTTCGCCGACGGCGTCTATGAAGTCACCGCCGTCCTCGATTGCGGCCTGGTCGATTTCGACGGCCATCTGGCGCGCCTCGACCGCTCGCTGGGTGCTTTGAACATGGCATGGCCGGTGAGCCGGAACGAGCTCGCCGCCGTTCATCGCGAGCTGATCGCCCGCAACAGCGTGGAGTCGGGCGCGGTGTATATGCAGGTCACGCGGGGCGTTGCGGAGCGTGATTTCGTCTATCCCGAGAACACACCGACGTCACTGGTCGCCTTTACCCAGGCCCGCGACCTGGTCAATTCGCCGCTCGCCGAAACCGGTATTTCGGTGATTACCCTGCCCGATATCCGCTGGCAGCGCCGCGACATCAAGAGCATTGCGCTCCTCGCCCAGGCCATGGGCAAGCAGGCGGCGGCCGAACAGGGCGCCTACGAGGGGTGGTTGGTCGAGGACGGCTATGTCACTGAAGGCACATCGTCCAACGCCTATATCGTGACCGCCGACGACCGCATCGTCACGCGCCAATTGAGCAGTCAAATCCTCGCCGGCGTCACCCGTGCCGCCCTGTTGCAATTGGCGCGGGAGACCGGCATCACCATTGAGGAGCGGCCCTTCAAACCCGAAGAGGCCTATGCGGCGAAGGAGGCGTTCCTCACCAGTTCCTCCACCTTCGTCTATCCGATCGTCCGCATCGACGGTAAGGCCATTGGCACCGGTACGCCCGGCCCGGTCGCCCGGCGGCTGCGGGAGCTCTATATCGACGCCGCCCGCAAGACCGCGGCGGCGCCCCTCGCCTCCACCGCGTGA